One Oscillospiraceae bacterium genomic region harbors:
- a CDS encoding BlaI/MecI/CopY family transcriptional regulator, with product MHLTKSEQQIMEIFWQADHPMAQTEVIHTCEDRKWKERSIFSMLNSLMAKGVLREVGFVRSGKTYARTFEPAISHAEYLALVVAEQLPAKQFPELLASLLQRVEITPAIQKALRAAVRENGPQAREAAAAEAAETESEQ from the coding sequence GTGCACCTGACAAAAAGTGAACAGCAGATTATGGAAATTTTCTGGCAGGCAGACCACCCCATGGCCCAGACCGAGGTCATCCACACCTGCGAGGACCGCAAGTGGAAAGAACGCTCGATCTTTTCGATGCTGAACAGCCTGATGGCGAAAGGCGTTTTGCGGGAGGTCGGCTTCGTGCGCAGCGGTAAAACCTACGCCCGCACCTTTGAGCCTGCCATCTCCCATGCCGAGTACCTGGCCCTTGTGGTAGCTGAGCAGCTGCCTGCCAAACAGTTCCCCGAACTGTTGGCATCTTTGCTGCAGCGGGTGGAGATCACCCCGGCTATCCAGAAGGCCCTGCGCGCCGCCGTGCGTGAAAACGGACCCCAGGCCCGCGAAGCTGCCGCGGCAGAGGCTGCTGAGACCGAGAGCGAGCAGTAA
- a CDS encoding aminotransferase class I/II-fold pyridoxal phosphate-dependent enzyme, with amino-acid sequence MEFSHRLDLFGPEIFAALNDKKVALEAEGRHLFNLSVGTPDFAPADHIKQALIDAARDNENWKYSLRDLPELLDAVCSYYKRRFDVDTITPNKVMSFSGSQDGIGHLGLALCNDGDVVLLPDPCYPVFMTGSKLGGADPWYYKLTKENHFLPDVTAIPEEVARKAKFMLVSLPANPVGSIGTPELYAQLVDFCRKYDILLVHDNAYSDIIFDGAHGGSIFNTPGAEECAVEFFSLSKSFNVTGARISFLVGRPDVIAACKKLRTQIDFGMFLPVQKAAIAALTGPLDSVKRQCGEYQARRDALCGGLRSIGWNVPDSHGSMFVWAPLPTGYTDSMAFCLELIDKAGVICTPGFSFGPSGEGYVRFALTLPVERIREAVASIAVSGMIR; translated from the coding sequence ATGGAATTTTCCCATCGTTTGGACCTGTTCGGGCCGGAGATCTTTGCCGCGCTGAACGATAAAAAGGTCGCGCTGGAGGCCGAGGGCCGCCACCTGTTCAATTTAAGCGTGGGAACGCCGGATTTTGCCCCGGCCGACCACATCAAACAGGCGCTGATCGATGCCGCCAGAGACAACGAAAACTGGAAGTACAGCCTGCGGGACCTGCCCGAGCTGCTGGACGCCGTGTGCAGCTACTACAAGCGCCGCTTTGACGTAGACACCATCACCCCGAACAAGGTGATGAGTTTTTCTGGCTCCCAGGACGGCATCGGCCACTTAGGCTTGGCGCTGTGCAACGACGGTGACGTGGTGCTGCTGCCCGACCCCTGCTACCCCGTTTTTATGACCGGCAGCAAGCTGGGCGGCGCCGACCCTTGGTACTACAAACTAACAAAAGAAAACCACTTCTTGCCCGATGTGACCGCCATCCCCGAGGAAGTGGCCCGCAAGGCAAAGTTTATGCTGGTCAGCCTGCCGGCCAACCCGGTAGGCAGCATCGGCACGCCGGAGCTGTACGCTCAGTTGGTTGATTTCTGCCGTAAGTACGATATTTTACTGGTGCATGACAACGCCTACAGCGACATCATCTTTGACGGCGCCCACGGCGGCAGCATTTTCAATACGCCGGGAGCCGAGGAGTGCGCGGTGGAGTTCTTCTCCCTGAGCAAGAGCTTCAACGTGACCGGCGCGCGCATCAGCTTTTTGGTGGGCCGTCCGGATGTGATCGCCGCCTGCAAAAAGCTGCGCACCCAGATCGACTTTGGCATGTTCCTGCCGGTGCAGAAAGCCGCCATCGCCGCCCTGACCGGCCCGCTGGACAGCGTAAAACGCCAGTGCGGCGAGTATCAGGCCCGCCGCGACGCCCTGTGCGGCGGCCTGCGCAGCATCGGCTGGAACGTACCCGACAGCCACGGCAGCATGTTTGTGTGGGCTCCGCTGCCCACCGGCTACACCGACAGCATGGCCTTCTGCCTGGAGCTGATCGACAAGGCAGGCGTTATCTGCACGCCGGGCTTCAGCTTTGGCCCCAGCGGTGAGGGGTACGTCCGTTTTGCCCTGACCCTGCCGGTAGAGCGCATCCGCGAGGCGGTCGCGTCCATCGCCGTCAGCGGGATGATCCGCTAA
- the rffA gene encoding dTDP-4-amino-4,6-dideoxygalactose transaminase, with product MIPFNVPPCVGDELEYVKQAIDAHKICGDGTFTKKCNAWIEERFHAQKVLLTTSGTTALDMAMLLCDIHPGDEVILPSFTFSSTATAAVLAGAKLVFVDVRPDTMNIDETKIEAAITDKTKVIVAMHYAGVACEMDTIMDIARRHNLMVVEDAAQGVMSSYKGKALGTIGDFGCYSFHETKNYSMGEGGALVINNPDYNERAEILREKGTNRAKFFRGQVDKYTWVDFGDSYLPSELNAAYLWAQLLHADEINENRLTSWHRYREAFLPLAEAGKIELQHIPAECTHNAHMFYLKCKNLEERTEFIRFLKENDILAVFHYIPLHSAPAGEKFGRFDGEDVYTTAESERLVRLPMYYGLTEDDQNKVIAKVLEFYEK from the coding sequence ATGATCCCTTTTAATGTGCCCCCCTGCGTTGGGGATGAATTGGAGTATGTCAAACAGGCGATTGATGCCCATAAAATCTGCGGTGACGGTACGTTTACCAAGAAGTGCAATGCGTGGATTGAGGAACGCTTCCACGCCCAGAAGGTACTGCTGACCACCAGCGGCACCACCGCTCTGGATATGGCCATGCTGCTGTGCGATATTCACCCCGGTGACGAGGTCATCCTGCCCAGCTTCACCTTCTCCAGCACCGCCACCGCTGCCGTGCTGGCCGGGGCCAAGCTGGTGTTTGTGGATGTGCGTCCCGACACGATGAACATTGATGAAACCAAGATCGAAGCCGCCATCACCGACAAGACCAAGGTCATTGTGGCCATGCACTACGCCGGTGTCGCCTGCGAGATGGACACCATCATGGACATTGCCCGCCGCCACAACCTGATGGTGGTCGAGGATGCCGCCCAGGGCGTGATGAGCAGCTACAAGGGCAAGGCACTGGGTACCATTGGCGATTTTGGCTGCTACTCTTTCCACGAGACGAAAAACTACTCGATGGGCGAGGGTGGCGCTCTCGTCATCAACAACCCCGATTATAACGAGCGCGCCGAGATCCTGCGCGAAAAGGGCACCAACCGCGCCAAGTTCTTCCGCGGCCAGGTGGACAAGTACACCTGGGTGGATTTTGGTGACAGCTACCTGCCCAGCGAGTTGAACGCTGCCTACCTGTGGGCTCAGTTGCTGCATGCTGACGAGATCAACGAGAACCGCCTGACCAGCTGGCACCGCTACCGTGAGGCATTCCTGCCTTTGGCTGAAGCCGGCAAGATCGAGCTGCAGCATATCCCGGCTGAGTGTACCCACAACGCTCATATGTTCTATCTGAAGTGCAAGAATTTGGAAGAACGTACCGAGTTCATCCGCTTTTTGAAAGAGAACGATATTCTGGCGGTGTTCCACTACATCCCGCTGCACTCCGCCCCGGCGGGCGAGAAGTTCGGCCGCTTTGACGGCGAGGACGTCTACACCACCGCCGAGAGCGAGCGCCTGGTGCGCCTGCCCATGTACTACGGCCTGACCGAGGACGACCAGAACAAGGTCATCGCCAAAGTGCTGGAGTTCTATGAAAAGTAA
- a CDS encoding GNAT family N-acetyltransferase: MEKLPILTGEKVVLRPITDADTDNIVRWRNIPSVRDNFIFRQTFTPEMHRNWLKTKVATGEVVQYIVVDKAADTAVGSVYYRDVDHTFNSAEYGIFIGEESARGKGFGTETARLFTDFGFTALHLHRISLRVLAENTPARRSYAAAGFVEEGTFRDMVRLDGVYRDVVFMAKIAQ, encoded by the coding sequence ATGGAAAAGCTTCCCATCCTGACCGGTGAAAAGGTTGTCTTGCGGCCCATCACCGATGCCGACACCGACAACATCGTGCGCTGGCGCAACATCCCCTCGGTGCGCGATAACTTTATCTTCCGCCAGACCTTTACCCCTGAAATGCACCGCAACTGGCTGAAAACCAAGGTTGCCACCGGCGAGGTCGTGCAGTACATCGTCGTGGATAAGGCCGCCGATACGGCGGTGGGGTCGGTGTACTACCGGGATGTGGACCATACTTTTAACAGTGCCGAGTACGGCATCTTCATCGGCGAGGAGAGCGCCCGCGGTAAGGGCTTTGGAACCGAGACTGCCCGCCTGTTCACCGATTTCGGCTTCACAGCGCTGCACTTGCACCGCATCAGTCTGCGCGTGCTTGCCGAGAACACCCCTGCCCGCCGCAGCTACGCCGCCGCCGGCTTTGTGGAGGAAGGCACCTTCCGTGACATGGTCCGTCTGGACGGCGTCTACCGCGACGTGGTCTTTATGGCAAAAATTGCACAATAA